Proteins found in one Limnobaculum xujianqingii genomic segment:
- the mlaC gene encoding phospholipid-binding protein MlaC, whose product MLKRFMMAALFMIAPLAANAADASNPYQQMQVAAEKVFTRLTNEQPKIKQNPDYLRTVVKEELLPYIQVKYAGALVLGRYYRDATPAQRDAYMPAFEAYMEQAYGQALAMYNGQKYQIAPEQPLGDKDNVSIRITINDTNGRPPIRLDFQWRKNTKTGEWQAYDMIAEGISMITTKQNEWAETLRRDGVDGLTKQLKALASQRITLDDKK is encoded by the coding sequence ATGTTAAAACGTTTTATGATGGCAGCACTTTTCATGATTGCCCCTTTGGCGGCAAATGCAGCTGATGCCAGTAATCCTTACCAGCAGATGCAAGTTGCGGCGGAAAAGGTATTTACCCGCCTGACCAATGAGCAACCTAAGATTAAACAAAACCCTGACTATTTACGTACCGTAGTGAAGGAAGAGCTCCTTCCTTACATTCAAGTGAAATATGCAGGTGCTTTGGTGTTAGGTCGTTATTATCGTGATGCAACCCCGGCACAGCGCGATGCTTATATGCCAGCCTTTGAAGCCTATATGGAGCAGGCTTATGGTCAGGCGCTTGCTATGTATAATGGTCAAAAGTATCAAATTGCCCCTGAACAACCATTAGGTGATAAAGATAACGTTTCTATCCGTATTACCATTAATGACACCAACGGTCGTCCACCAATTCGTCTGGATTTCCAATGGCGTAAAAACACCAAAACCGGTGAATGGCAGGCTTATGACATGATTGCTGAAGGTATCAGTATGATTACCACTAAGCAAAATGAGTGGGCTGAAACTCTGCGCCGTGATGGTGTTGATGGCTTAACTAAACAGCTGAAGGCTCTGGCCAGTCAGCGAATTACGCTGGATGATAAAAAATAA
- the mlaB gene encoding lipid asymmetry maintenance protein MlaB: MQNALNWQAENGVITLSGDLDRETLLPFWKVRQQVIGADITTIDVSALSRVDSAGLAMLVHLLDEGESRKQPLKLTGMTEKLQMLASLYNLQQIIQPYLVSTPTMV, from the coding sequence ATGCAGAACGCTCTGAACTGGCAGGCTGAAAATGGCGTAATAACGTTAAGCGGTGATTTAGATCGTGAAACGTTACTGCCGTTCTGGAAAGTTCGGCAGCAGGTTATCGGTGCTGATATAACAACGATTGACGTGTCGGCTTTGTCCCGGGTGGATTCTGCGGGGCTGGCGATGTTGGTTCATTTACTTGATGAAGGTGAATCACGCAAACAGCCGCTAAAACTGACGGGAATGACAGAGAAGCTGCAGATGTTGGCATCTCTGTATAATCTGCAACAAATTATTCAGCCTTACCTCGTGAGTACACCAACTATGGTGTGA
- the ibaG gene encoding BolA family iron metabolism protein IbaG: MDTNEIRQILLDALNLQDVRVTGDGSHFQVIAIGDMFEGMSRVKQQQAVYAPLMEYISDNRIHALSIKAYTPTEWERDRKLSGL; this comes from the coding sequence ATGGATACTAACGAAATAAGACAAATTTTGCTCGATGCATTAAATCTGCAAGATGTTCGCGTCACGGGTGACGGTAGCCATTTTCAGGTGATTGCCATTGGTGATATGTTTGAAGGTATGAGCCGCGTTAAACAGCAGCAGGCAGTTTATGCTCCGCTGATGGAATACATTTCCGATAACCGCATTCATGCACTGTCGATTAAAGCTTATACCCCGACAGAGTGGGAACGCGACCGCAAACTGAGCGGTTTGTAA